A portion of the Tamandua tetradactyla isolate mTamTet1 chromosome 16, mTamTet1.pri, whole genome shotgun sequence genome contains these proteins:
- the FIZ1 gene encoding flt3-interacting zinc finger protein 1, with translation MDDAPLPAPQVPASAPAPAPPAAALRVPFHCSECGKSFRYRSDLRRHFARHTALKPHACPRCGKGFKHSFNLANHLRSHTGERPYRCSACPKGFRDSTGLLHHQVVHTGEKPYCCLVCELRFSSRSSLGRHLKRQHHGVLPPPLQPAPGLPPLSTPCSVCCNVGPCAVCGGAGAGGGEGPEGPGAAGGWGLAEAAAAAAASLPPFACGACARRFDQGRELAAHWAAHTDVKPFKCPRCERDFNAPALLERHKLTHDLQGTSAPPAHAWATAGPETAAERGTAEAGDAPPAWDGGLLLDPEGGGVPELGALLPEGGGEAPAAVAEPSEDTLYQCDCGTFFASAAALASHLEAHSGPAAYGCGHCGELYAALAALEEHRRASHGEGGGAEAAAAAAPEGEPASGSGRGKKIFGCSECEKLFRSPRDLERHVLVHTGEKPFPCLECGKFFRHECYLKRHRLLHGSERPFPCHICGKGFITLSNLSRHLKLHRGMD, from the exons ATGGATGACGCCCCGCTGCCAGCGCCCCAGGTCCCAGCCtccgccccggccccggcccctccGGCCGCTGCCCTCCGCGTCCCATTTCACTGCAGCGAGTGCGGCAAGAGCTTCCGCTACCGCTCGGACCTGCGGCGCCACTTCGCCCGGCACACGGCGCTCAAGCCCCACGCGTGTCCGCGCTGCGGCAAGGGCTTCAAGCACAGCTTCAACCTGGCCAACCACCTGCGCTCGCACACCGGGGAGCGCCCCTACCGCTGCTCCGCCTGTCCCAAGGGCTTCCGAGACTCCACGGGCCTGCTGCACCACCAG GTTGTCCACACCGGTGAAAAGCCCTATTGCTGCCTGGTCTGTGAGCTTCGCTTCTCCTCGCGCTCCAGCCTGGGCCGCCACCTCAAGCGCCAGCACCACGGGGTGCTCCCGCCGCCCCTGCAGCCCGCCCCGGGCCTGCCCCCCTTGAGCACGCCCTGCTCGGTCTGCTGCAACGTGGGGCCCTGCGCCGTGTGCGGGGGCGCCGGGGCGGGTGGCGGAGAGGGCCCCGAGGGTCCTGGCGCCGCAGGCGGCTGGGGGTTGGCAGAGGCGGCGGCCGCGGCAGCGGCCTCGCTGCCCCCGTTTGCGTGCGGCGCCTGCGCGCGGCGCTTCGACCAGGGCCGCGAGCTGGCGGCCCACTGGGCCGCGCACACCGACGTGAAGCCCTTCAAGTGCCCGCGCTGCGAGCGCGACTTCAACGCACCCGCGCTGCTGGAGCGGCACAAGCTAACGCACGACCTGCAGGGGACCAGCGCGCCCCCCGCGCACGCTTGGGCCACAGCCGGGCCGGAGACGGCCGCGGAGCGTGGCACTGCGGAGGCAGGCGACGCGCCCCCGGCTTGGGACGGCGGGCTGCTCCTGGACCCCGAGGGGGGCGGCGTGCCCGAGCTGGGGGCGCTGCTTCCCGAGGGCGGCGGGGAGGCGCCGGCGGCCGTGGCCGAGCCGTCGGAAGACACCCTGTACCAGTGCGACTGCGGGACCTTCTTCGCGTCGGCCGCGGCGCTCGCCAGCCACCTGGAGGCGCATTCGGGCCCGGCCGCCTACGGCTGCGGCCACTGCGGGGAGCTGTACGCGGCCCTGGCGGCGCTGGAGGAGCATCGGCGGGCCAGCCACGGCGAGGGTGGAGGTgccgaggcggcggcggcggcggcccccGAGGGCGAGCCCGCGTCCGGCTCTGGCCGCGGCAAGAAGATCTTCGGCTGCTCCGAGTGCGAGAAGCTGTTCCGCTCACCGCGCGACCTGGAGCGGCACGTGCTGGTACACACGGGCGAGAAGCCGTTCCCGTGCCTCGAGTGCGGCAAGTTCTTCCGCCACGAGTGCTACCTCAAGCGCCACCGGCTGCTGCACGGGTCCGAGCGGCCCTTCCCCTGCCACATCTGCGGCAAGGGCTTCATCACGCTCAGCAACCTCTCGCGGCACCTGAAGCTGCACCGGGGCATGGACTGA
- the ZNF579 gene encoding zinc finger protein 579 — protein sequence MDPQPPPPAQGSPPHRGRGRGRGRGRGRGRGRGRGGAGAPRAPLPCPTCGRLFRFPYYLSRHRLSHSGLRPHACPLCPKAFRRPAHLSRHLRGHGPQPPLRCAACPRTFPEPAQLRRHLAQEHAGGEVELAIERAAKEAADTSWGPADEGAEQPTTAAGATEEAARPETWPAGEPSAPVAAPTAGEPRESEEEEEAEAGAAELRAELALAAGRQEEKQVLLQADWTLLCLRCREAFATKGELKAHPCLRPEGEQEGEGGPPPRPKRHQCSICLKAFARPWSLSRHRLVHSTDRPFVCPDCGLAFRLASYLRQHRRVHGALSLLAPLPGPGKKDDKAAGGRNSGKGPEGSDGAERGGAAEGGEGGQNGGDAAPARPPAGEPRFWCPECGKGFRRRAHLRQHGVTHSGARPFQCVRCQREFKRLADLARHAQVHAGGPAPHPCPRCPRRFSRAYSLLRHQRCHRAELERAAALQALQAQAPPSPPPPPPPPPPAEPQEEEGLPLHIKEEPPSPGSPPRSPPAPPVFLSASCFDSQDHSAFEMEEEEADSKAHLRGSGGLAS from the coding sequence ATGGACCCGCAGCCCCCTCCACCGGCCCAGGGCAGCCCTCCTCACCGTGGCAGGGGCCGGGGTCGCGGCCGTGGCCGGGGTCGCGGCCGAGGCCGAGGCCGGGGAGGAGCCGGCGCCCCTCGCgcgcccctgccctgccccacctGCGGCCGCCTCTTCCGCTTCCCCTACTACCTCTCCAGACACCGGCTGAGCCACTCGGGCCTCCGCCCGCACGCCTGCCCCCTGTGCCCCAAGGCCTTCCGCAGGCCCGCCCACCTCTCCCGCCACCTGCGTGGCCACGGGCCCCAGCCCCCGCTGCGCTGCGCGGCCTGTCCCCGCACCTTCCCCGAACCCGCGCAGCTCCGGCGCCACCTGGCCCAGGAGCACGCGGGCGGGGAGGTCGAGCTGGCCATCGAGAGGGCGGCCAAGGAGGCGGCCGACACCAGCTGGGGCCCGGCGGACGAGGGCGCTGAGCAGCCCACGACGGCCGCGGGGGCCACGGAGGAAGCTGCGCGGCCCGAGACGTGGCCGGCGGGGGAGCCCTCGGCCCCCGTGGCGGCCCCGACAGCCGGCGAGCCCCGGGAgtcggaggaggaggaggaggccgaGGCGGGGGCAGCGGAGCTGAGGGCCGAGCTGGCGTTGGCGGCGGGGCGGCAGGAGGAGAAGCAGGTGCTGCTCCAGGCCGACTGGACGCTGCTGTGCCTCCGCTGCCGCGAGGCCTTCGCCACCAAGGGCGAGCTCAAGGCCCACCCGTGTCTGCGGCCCGAGGGCGAGCAGGAGGGCGAAGGGGGCCCCCCGCCGCGCCCCAAGCGCCACCAGTGCTCCATCTGCCTCAAGGCCTTCGCCAGGCCCTGGTCGCTGTCCCGCCACCGGCTGGTCCACTCCACCGACCGGCCCTTCGTCTGCCCGGACTGCGGCCTGGCCTTCCGCCTGGCCTCCTACCTCCGCCAGCACCGCCGCGTCCACGGCGCGCTCAGCCTCCTGGCCCCGCTGCCCGGGCCGGGCAAGAAGGACGACAAGGCCGCGGGCGGACGGAACTCAGGGAAGGGGCCCGAGGGCAGCGACGGGGCGGAGCGGGGCGGCGCCGCGGAGGGCGGAGAAGGCGGGCAGAACGGAGGGGACGCCGCCCCGGCCCGGCCTCCCGCCGGCGAACCCCGCTTCTGGTGCCCCGAGTGCGGCAAGGGCTTCCGGCGCCGCGCGCACCTGCGCCAGCACGGGGTGACCCACTCAGGCGCGCGCCCCTTCCAGTGTGTGCGCTGCCAGCGCGAGTTCAAGCGCCTGGCCGACCTGGCCCGCCACGCGCAGGTGCACGCCGGGGGGCCCGCCCCGCACCCGTGCCCCCGCTGCCCGCGCCGCTTCTCGCGCGCCTACAGCCTCCTGCGGCACCAGCGCTGCCACCGCGCCGAGCTGGAGAGGGCCGCCGCCCTGCAGGCGCTCCAGGCCCAGGCCCCGCCgtcgcccccgccgccgccgccgccgccaccgcccgCCGAGCCCCAGGAGGAGGAAGGGCTGCCGCTGCACATCAAGGAGGAGCCCCCCTCCCCCGGCAGCCCGCCCCGCTCCCCGCCCGCGCCCCCCGTCTTTCTCAGCGCCTCCTGCTTCGACAGCCAAGACCACTCGGCCTTCGAGATGGAGGAAGAAGAGGCAGATAGCAAGGCTCACCTGCGCGGGTCCGGAGGCCTGGCCTCCTGA
- the SBK3 gene encoding putative serine/threonine-protein kinase SBK3, whose product MDLRDPKSPEDGDSEPPGHPCCPTLPLLQEDTATALQRLVELTATRVSPVRSLRTRYRLLRTLGSGCYGRVLLARSRRGGPAVALKLLRRDSVLRTTFLREFCVGRCVSSHPGLLRTLDGPLQTPRHFAFAQEYAPCGDLSRMLQHRGLPELLVKRVMAQLAGALDFLHSRGLVHADVKPDNVLVFDPVCSRVALGDLGLTRPEGSPTPTPPGPLPTAPPELCLLLPPDTLPLRPALDSWGLGVLLFCAATACFPWDVALAPDPEFEAFAGWMTTKPQPPRPPPPWDRFAPPALALLQGLLDLDPETRSPPLAVLGFLGDDWGLEGNGEHPTGTLPEEDGEDGDEGGSSLEEWTDEEGGGGGKRTGTGGTAP is encoded by the exons ATGGACCTCAGGGACCCCAAGAGCCCCGAGGATGGGGACTCAGAG CCCCCCGGGCACCCCTGCTGCCCCACCCTGCCTCTCCTGCAGGAGGACACAGCCACCGCCCTGCAGCGGCTCGTGGAGCTGACGGCCACCAGGGTGAGCCCTGTCCGCAGCCTGCGTACCCGGTACCGCCTCCTCCGAACACTCGGCTCCGGCTGCTACGGCCGCGTGCTCCTCGCCCGGTCTCGCCGAGGGG GCCCAGCTGTCGCTCTGAAGCTCCTGCGTCGGGACTCGGTCCTGAGAACCACCTTCCTGAGGGAGTTCTGTGTGGGCCGCTGCGTGTCCTCGCACCCCGGCCTGCTCCGGACGCTGGACGGACCCCTGCAGACCCCCCGCCACTTCGCCTTCGCCCAGGAGTACGCACCCTGTGGGGACCTCAGCAGAATGCTCCAGCACAGG GGTCTCCCGGAGCTGCTGGTAAAGCGGGTGATGGCCCAGCTGGCCGGAGCCCTGGACTTCCTGCACAGCCGGGGCCTGGTGCATGCAGACGTCAAGCCGGACAACGTCCTGGTCTTCGACCCCGTGTGCAGCCGCGTGGCCCTGGGGGACTTGGGGCTGACCCGGCCAGAGGGCAGCCCGACGCCCACCCCGCCGGGACCACTGCCCACGGCGCCGCCCGAGCTCTGCCTGCTCCTGCCCCCCGACACCCTCCCCCTGCGGCCGGCCTTGGACTCCTGGGGCCTGGGCGTGCTCCTCTTCTGTGCGGCCACCGCCTGCTTCCCTTGGGACGTGGCTCTGGCCCCCGACCCCGAATTCGAGGCCTTCGCCGGCTGGATGACCACCAAGCCCCAGCCGCCCCGGCCACCGCCACCCTGGGACCGGTTCGCGCCCCCGGCCCTGGCGCTGCTCCAGGGTCTCCTGGACCTGGATCCTGAGACAAGGAGCCCCCCGCTGGCCGTCCTGGGCTTCCTGGGGGACGACTGGGGGCTGGAGGGGAATGGGGAGCATCCCACGGGCACTCTGCCGGAGGAGGATGGGGAGGACGGGGATGAAGGCGGCTCCAGCTTGGAGGAGTGGACAGACGaggaggggggcgggggtggcAAGAGGACAGGCACAGGCGGGACAGCACCCTGA
- the ZNF524 gene encoding zinc finger protein 524 isoform X2, with product MDTPSPDQLPSPLPGEEDEPLALPPPVPRGRRGRRPGGPTCSKRTLKAPLPRKRGRPPKSGQESPLPEGVTAPLGSGGGSDLLLIDDQGVPYTVSEGSVALRSEGPGPKKAQHFCPVCLRAFPYLSDLERHSISHSELKPHECKDCGKTFKRSSHLRRHCNIHAGLRPFRCPLCPRRFREAGELAHHHRVHSGERPYQCPVCRLRFTEANTLRRHAKRKHPEAMGAPLCPPDPEPEPPWDDEGIPATAGEEGQGPDGKELG from the coding sequence ATGGACACCCCCAGCCCAGACCAGTTGCCTTCGCCTTTGCCCGGGGAGGAAGACGAACCTCTGGCCTTACCTCCTCCTGTTCCCCGGGGCCGCCGAGGTCGACGTCCCGGGGGACCCACCTGCTCGAAGCGGACACTCAAGGCTCCCCTCCCTCGCAAGCGAGGCCGTCCCCCCAAGTCAGGGCAGGAGTCTCCCCTGCCCGAGGGCGTGACAGCGCCGCTGGGCAGCGGTGGCGGCAGCGACCTCCTGTTGATCGATGATCAGGGCGTGCCCTACACGGTCTCTGAAGGGTCAGTGGCCCTTAGGTCCGAGGGCCCCGGCCCCAAAAAGGCCCAGCACTTCTGCCCGGTCTGCCTGCGCGCATTCCCCTACCTCTCGGACCTGGAGCGGCACAGTATCTCACACTCGGAGCTGAAGCCGCACGAGTGCAAGGACTGCGGCAAGACCTTCAAGCGGTCCAGCCACCTGCGGCGCCACTGTAACATCCATGCCGGCCTGCGGCCCTTCCGCTGCCCGCTCTGCCCGCGCCGCTTCCGCGAGGCCGGGGAGCTGGCCCACCACCACCGCGTCCACTCCGGGGAGCGCCCCTACCAGTGCCCGGTCTGCCGGCTGCGCTTCACCGAGGCCAACACGCTGCGGCGCCATGCCAAGCGCAAGCACCCGGAGGCCATGGGGGCACCCCTGTGTCCCCCGGACCCAGAACCTGAACCGCCGTGGGACGACGAGGGGATACCTGCCACGGcgggggaggaggggcagggcccGGACGGGAAGGAGCTGGGCTGA
- the ZNF524 gene encoding zinc finger protein 524 isoform X1, translating into MIPLVVESGSRGTRGEARPDAGETPAASGEEARDQPGSSAQTQAPHCSMDTPSPDQLPSPLPGEEDEPLALPPPVPRGRRGRRPGGPTCSKRTLKAPLPRKRGRPPKSGQESPLPEGVTAPLGSGGGSDLLLIDDQGVPYTVSEGSVALRSEGPGPKKAQHFCPVCLRAFPYLSDLERHSISHSELKPHECKDCGKTFKRSSHLRRHCNIHAGLRPFRCPLCPRRFREAGELAHHHRVHSGERPYQCPVCRLRFTEANTLRRHAKRKHPEAMGAPLCPPDPEPEPPWDDEGIPATAGEEGQGPDGKELG; encoded by the exons ATGATCCCATTAGTGGTAGAGAGCGGTTCCCGTGGGACCCGCGGGGAGGCCCGGCCGGATGCGGGCGAGACGCCGGCTGCAAGCGGGGAGGAGGCGCGGGACCAG CCTGGCTCCAGTGCCCAGACCCAAGCCCCCCACTGCTCAATGGACACCCCCAGCCCAGACCAGTTGCCTTCGCCTTTGCCCGGGGAGGAAGACGAACCTCTGGCCTTACCTCCTCCTGTTCCCCGGGGCCGCCGAGGTCGACGTCCCGGGGGACCCACCTGCTCGAAGCGGACACTCAAGGCTCCCCTCCCTCGCAAGCGAGGCCGTCCCCCCAAGTCAGGGCAGGAGTCTCCCCTGCCCGAGGGCGTGACAGCGCCGCTGGGCAGCGGTGGCGGCAGCGACCTCCTGTTGATCGATGATCAGGGCGTGCCCTACACGGTCTCTGAAGGGTCAGTGGCCCTTAGGTCCGAGGGCCCCGGCCCCAAAAAGGCCCAGCACTTCTGCCCGGTCTGCCTGCGCGCATTCCCCTACCTCTCGGACCTGGAGCGGCACAGTATCTCACACTCGGAGCTGAAGCCGCACGAGTGCAAGGACTGCGGCAAGACCTTCAAGCGGTCCAGCCACCTGCGGCGCCACTGTAACATCCATGCCGGCCTGCGGCCCTTCCGCTGCCCGCTCTGCCCGCGCCGCTTCCGCGAGGCCGGGGAGCTGGCCCACCACCACCGCGTCCACTCCGGGGAGCGCCCCTACCAGTGCCCGGTCTGCCGGCTGCGCTTCACCGAGGCCAACACGCTGCGGCGCCATGCCAAGCGCAAGCACCCGGAGGCCATGGGGGCACCCCTGTGTCCCCCGGACCCAGAACCTGAACCGCCGTGGGACGACGAGGGGATACCTGCCACGGcgggggaggaggggcagggcccGGACGGGAAGGAGCTGGGCTGA